Within Oribacterium sp. oral taxon 102, the genomic segment TGATCGGCGATCCGCAGTCCACTCCTATCGGAAAGATCGCACAGAAGGCATTTTCCGACTTCGGTGTCAGTGATACCGTCCATCTGGGTGCGACGACTGCCACCGCTCCGCAGCTCGCGACTGTCGTCGCTCTGGGAGAAGCAGATGCCGCTATCATCTGGAAGGAAAACTGCAATGCCGAAGGTGTAGAGGTTTGTGAAACGGCTGACATGGACAAATATGTCAAGCTCATTCCGGCAGCAAGACTCTCCTTCGCAGCAGGCGACCAGACCGCTGATACCTTCGCGGCATTCCTCGACACAGATACCGTCCATGATATCTGGACATCCTACGGCTACGAGCTGGCAGAATGAGACACCCTGATCGAAGAGGCTTCCAGATCCTCTGCGGAATCCTGACAATTTTCGCGATTCTGCTGATCGGAAGCAATATTCTGATTATTACATTCCGGGGGATGCGCAGTCTTCCGGAATGTGTTTCTCATCCGGAAACTCTCTTCGCCATAAGGCTGAGCATAAGGAGCGCCTGTATTTCCACGCTGCTCTGCTTTCTGCTCGCTGTTCCCACTGCATATACCCTGACGCGTTCCCGCCTCCCTCTCCGGCCGCTGATCGGAATGATCCTGGAGCTGACGATGTCCCTGCCCTATATCGTACTGGGGCTGAGTCTGCTGATCCTTTTTTCCTCCCCCGCCGGGAAATGGCTGAAAGCCATGGGCTTCCCCGTCGTTTTCAGTCAGAACGGCATTATCATGGCGCAGCTGGTGGTGAACCTCCCCTTCGCCATCAACCTGGTCTCCGCCGCCTTTCAAAGCGTAGATCAAAAGCTTGAATATGTGGCGGGACTTCTGGGCGCACCTCCTGCCCTTCGCTTCTTCACCATTCTGCTGCCGCTGCAGAGGAACAGCCTGATCAGCGCGCTGATCCTCGTGTGGTCCCGTGCGCTCGGCGAATTCGGCGCAACGCTCATGCTGGTGGGCGTAACTCGTATGAAGACGGAGACGCTCCCCGCCAGCATTTATCTGGACGTCAGCACCAATGAACTGAGC encodes:
- a CDS encoding ABC transporter permease, with amino-acid sequence MRHPDRRGFQILCGILTIFAILLIGSNILIITFRGMRSLPECVSHPETLFAIRLSIRSACISTLLCFLLAVPTAYTLTRSRLPLRPLIGMILELTMSLPYIVLGLSLLILFSSPAGKWLKAMGFPVVFSQNGIIMAQLVVNLPFAINLVSAAFQSVDQKLEYVAGLLGAPPALRFFTILLPLQRNSLISALILVWSRALGEFGATLMLVGVTRMKTETLPASIYLDVSTNELSGALASAFILLLISAVSLGLANFLTRVNRKQTRYV